TCTAGTAGAAAGTATATTTGGCATCTTTATCACTCCCTATTTTATGTGGTTCTTACCACTTATTTATACTACATTATACCTTGACTTTTTAAATTGTCAATAATTAAAAATCAATTTTATTTAATACTTAATATATAAATTTTAATAATAAAATAGACTGTTATCTATATGAAAAACAGTCTATTTATATATATGGATATTTTTATTTATTATTCTTTAACTACACCTGCAGCCTGTGTTGCAAGTTTTAATGAACCTGACATTTTAGGTTTATCTCCTAATTTAAATGTTATTTTAGTATTATAATCATCAAAATTACATGTTCCTTGTTTACATACATTTGATTCTTTCATATTTAAAACTTTTGATAGAAATTTATAATTAGAATCAAGATTTTTACTTATTCCATCTTTTAATCCCATAGTTGCTATTTGTTTAAGAGCTTCATCTTCAAACTCTTTACTTACCTTTGTTAAACGAGGATGAAAAATAGGATCTATTTTACTAGCTGAATATCTATGATAAAATCTTAAATTTGCTATAGGCATAAATCCACTAGAGAAGTATTGTGCTGTTGCTATAGTTCTTTGCATACTATTTGCATAAATATTTACTTCATCTGTATTTGGAATATATTTTTCAGTAAACATACCCTCATTTATTAACCATTTTCTTTAATATTGTCCCATCATAGTTTCAAAAATACCACCATGAGATGTTAATTCACTTGGATTTGATGACCACTCTATCCATTCATTAGGTATTATTTTACCTAAAACACTATCATTTGAAGAAAGAGGCACCCTTATATTATGTCTACTTAAAACAACAACTTCTTTCAATTTATATTTATCTTCATTCTTAATTTCATTACCATATAGTTATAATTGAAAAACTAACAAGAATAAGCCTAAAAAGTATAACATTTTTTTAATAACTACCCTTCAATATTTTATTTAAATTCATGTATTTGGAATTTTTTAACTACTCTATTAACTTCTCCACTTGGGAAAGGATTATCTGTAGTTAAATTAAAATATTGTGATTTAAAGAAAGCATACATTTGCCCATAAACTAAATATGTAAATATATTTGTTTCAGGATTTTCATCAACTCTTGGAGTTACCATTGTTGTACTAACACTTTCTTCTTTATTTCCTCCTCTTATACTATAGCAAACTATTTCATTAGCTATTGATTCAGTTTTCATTTCATCTAATATATCTAATGCATATTTTTTTGCA
The nucleotide sequence above comes from Pseudostreptobacillus hongkongensis. Encoded proteins:
- a CDS encoding histidine-type phosphatase; the protein is MFTEKYIPNTDEVNIYANSMQRTIATAQYFSSGFMPIANLRFYHRYSASKIDPIFHPRLTKVSKEFEDEALKQIATMGLKDGISKNLDSNYKFLSKVLNMKESNVCKQGTCNFDDYNTKITFKLGDKPKMSGSLKLATQAAGVVKE